CGATCTGGAGGATGGACTGCTGCAATGGAGTTCGCCCAGCGACCGCGGCGAAATCGAGCTGGCGCGCTTTTTGGCCGCAGGGCGTGTGGTGGGTGTGATTGGCGACCGCGTGCATGGCGCCTTGGTGGATGAGCTGCTGGCGCGCCACCCAGAGCAGCGCCGCAAGAACCGCCTGGTGAATGCGAACCGCGCGATGTTCGGCATGGTGTCGCGCCGCCATGGTGTGGATGCGACCCTGGCCTATAGCTTTGAACTCAGCCACTACCAGCTCACTGAGCCCCCCGGCGTCGGGGCCGAGGCTCTGGTCTGGATGCCCTTGGCCGAACTGCGCGAAAGCCAGCTGGGCTTCGTGGCCTGCGCGGCTTCGCCTCAAGGGCAGGCCCATGTGGCGGCCGTGGACGATTTGCTGGCGCAGCCCGGCGTGCGCGAACGCCTGCAGTTGCTCTACGAAGCCTGGCTGGCCCCGATGGAGCGCCAGCGTTTGCAGGCCTTGCGACAGCAGATGGGCGCGCGCTTCTGGCAGGAGTGATTAGGTCCTGTTAGCACTACGCGGAGCCGCGCGAACGGACCTGTCCGTCCGCCAGGCTAGGCGCAGCGCGACGCCCAGGCTCGCGCCTGGGCGAGGGCAGCAACGACGCATGGCGGGCGGACAGGCCAGTTCCCTCCGGGTTGCCACCAGAAAGTGGCGCCCACTTCGTTGCGAAGCCTCGCCGGGGGAGCCGCCCCGGCTTCATTTCGCGCCTCGTTGGCGCCACTTCTGGATGGCAACGCGTTGGCTTCGCATAGTGCTAACAGGCCCTAGCCAAACACGCGCCGCGCATGCAGGCCCAGGCCTTGGCCCACCGAGGCCAGCGCATCGCCCTGCACGCGGCGGGCCTGCGGAAAGGCGGCGGCGATGGCATCCACCAAGTGCGTCAGGCCGGTGGAGCCGCCGGTGAAATAGAGGGCATCCACCGCAGCGGGGGTGAGACCAGCGAGCTGCACGCACTCCTGCGCGGCACGGGCGATCTGGGCCACATCGGATTGCAGCGCCTCGACCATCTGCGCCCGGCTGAAGGGCCAACGCAGGCCGGCCTCGATCTCGCCCAGGTCAAAGGCGTGGGTGCTGTGCGGGCCGTCCGGCCCATGACCGCCCAGTGCGATCTTGCCGGCCTCGGCCTGGTTGGCGAGGTGGTGGCCCAGCTGCAGTTCCAGCACGGCCAGCAGGCGGGCGTGCTGGGCGGGGTCGGCGTAGTCGGCCTTGCGGCCGCGCACCTCGGCCAGGCGGGCCGGGGTGTAGCAGGTGTTGATCAGGTGCCAGGTGGCGAGGTCGAAGGTGATGCCGCTGGGCACTTCGCGCGCCGTGCCGTCGGGGCGTTGCGGGCCCAGCGCACCATGGCCCAGCGCGCGCATGGGTGCGGCCAGGTTCACGCGGCGGTCGAAGTCGGTGCCGGCGATGTGCACGCCGTGGTGGCCCAGGATGTCGGCCCGGCGGTCCAACTGCGTGCGCCGCTGCGGACCCACGCGCACGAGTGAGAAGTCCGAAGTGCCGCCGCCGATGTCGGCCACCAGCACGGTTTGCTCCGCGTCGATCTGGCTCTCGTAGTCGAAGGCGGCGGCGATGGGTTCGAACTGGAAGGCCAGTTCCTCGAAGCCCACGGCGCGGGCGCAGGCTTCCAGTGCGGCCTGGGCCTGGGCGTCGCGCGCCGGGTCGCCATCGACAAAGAACACCGGGCGGCCCAGCACGGCATGGGTCAAGGGGCGGCCACCCTGGTGGGTTTCGGCCACGCGCTTGAGCCGCTTCAGATAGCCGGCCACCACATCCGCATACTTGGCCGAGCGCCCGCCGCCGACATCGGTGTGGCGCTCCAGCAGATCGCTGCCGAGGATGGACTTCATCGAGCGCATCAGCCGGCCGTCAAAACCCTCCACATAAGCCGCCAGCGCGGCGCGGCCAAAGGCCCGCGGCGGGCCGTCGGCGTCGTGCGGGCCCTCGGCGTAATAAAACACCGCGGTGGGCATGGTGCGGGCCTGACCCTCCAGGGGCACCAGGGCCATGCCCTCTGCCCCTTGGGGTGCGGGCAGCGCGACGGCGGAGTTCGAGGTGCCGAAGTCGATGGCGCAAAAGGACGGCATGGCCATGGGTGGCTCCTGGAAAAAGGGGCGGGATTGTGCCCGCCCTGGCCGTTCAGCGCGTGGGGCCGCAAAGCCCTGGGGTGACCAACAGAATGTTGAGGCCCTTGGCGGGCACTTCGAAGGCCACGCTGCGCTCGGCACCCGGTGCCGGCCGGTCGGTCTGCGTGAAGGCCAACCCCTGTTGCTTGAGCAGGGCGGCCAGATCCTGCGGCGTGCGCACGGCCGCTGCATCGGGCAGCTTGCGCGCCAGCACCGCCAACGGATGGCATTCGCCGTGGCGGGCCATCAGGCGCCATTCGGGGGCCGCCAGCACGGGGCCCGCGAGGGCCAAGCCTGCCAGTGCCAAGCCCAGCCGCCTGGCGCTCATGATGTCCGCCGTTGAGGATAGGCCAGGTGGAGATGGCGGGTGTACAGATCCCGGGGTGGGGCGATGCCGATGTCCTTGAGGCGTTGGCCCACATTGCCGCGGTG
Above is a window of Inhella inkyongensis DNA encoding:
- a CDS encoding Hsp70 family protein, with protein sequence MPSFCAIDFGTSNSAVALPAPQGAEGMALVPLEGQARTMPTAVFYYAEGPHDADGPPRAFGRAALAAYVEGFDGRLMRSMKSILGSDLLERHTDVGGGRSAKYADVVAGYLKRLKRVAETHQGGRPLTHAVLGRPVFFVDGDPARDAQAQAALEACARAVGFEELAFQFEPIAAAFDYESQIDAEQTVLVADIGGGTSDFSLVRVGPQRRTQLDRRADILGHHGVHIAGTDFDRRVNLAAPMRALGHGALGPQRPDGTAREVPSGITFDLATWHLINTCYTPARLAEVRGRKADYADPAQHARLLAVLELQLGHHLANQAEAGKIALGGHGPDGPHSTHAFDLGEIEAGLRWPFSRAQMVEALQSDVAQIARAAQECVQLAGLTPAAVDALYFTGGSTGLTHLVDAIAAAFPQARRVQGDALASVGQGLGLHARRVFG